The proteins below come from a single Plantactinospora sp. KBS50 genomic window:
- a CDS encoding S1C family serine protease, producing the protein MAVQSGLGEPRGPWFVSPDLDRYGPDPVEGHGMPVATRATRWRRALVFALAVVALSTVSGALAGGYVASQGGKPGAPAASAAAPIPPDLVTAAGKVVPGVVSVLVDAGNGSTATGSGFAVDNLQHIITNDHIVARGNGSAVVVETPDGRRMPAVVVGHDPNSDIAVLKVPPEAHLNPLALAKPGATRVGEPVLAVGSPLGLAGTVTAGIVSALDRPVRLGTSRHTAVQTDASINPGNSGGPLVNARGEVVGVNTAIATLDGSGSIGIGFAIPIDQAQQVADGIIGKGG; encoded by the coding sequence ATGGCAGTGCAGAGCGGCCTCGGCGAACCCCGCGGCCCGTGGTTCGTCTCGCCGGACCTCGACCGGTACGGTCCGGACCCGGTCGAGGGGCACGGCATGCCGGTGGCCACCCGGGCGACCCGCTGGCGTCGGGCGCTGGTCTTCGCCCTGGCGGTGGTGGCCCTGTCCACCGTGTCCGGAGCGCTGGCCGGCGGCTACGTGGCCAGCCAGGGCGGCAAGCCCGGCGCCCCGGCCGCCTCGGCGGCCGCGCCCATCCCGCCGGACCTGGTCACCGCCGCCGGGAAGGTCGTGCCCGGGGTGGTGTCCGTGCTTGTCGACGCGGGCAACGGCAGCACCGCGACGGGCTCCGGCTTCGCCGTGGACAACCTCCAGCACATCATCACGAACGACCACATCGTCGCCCGCGGCAACGGTTCGGCGGTGGTGGTGGAGACCCCGGACGGGCGGCGGATGCCGGCCGTCGTGGTCGGGCACGACCCGAACAGCGACATCGCGGTGCTCAAGGTGCCGCCGGAGGCGCATCTCAACCCGCTGGCCCTGGCCAAGCCGGGCGCGACCCGGGTCGGTGAGCCGGTCCTGGCGGTCGGCTCGCCGCTCGGCCTGGCCGGCACGGTGACCGCCGGCATCGTCAGCGCGCTGGACCGGCCGGTGCGGCTGGGCACCAGCCGGCACACCGCCGTGCAGACCGACGCGTCGATCAACCCGGGCAACTCCGGCGGTCCGCTGGTCAACGCCCGCGGCGAGGTGGTGGGGGTGAACACCGCGATCGCCACCCTGGACGGCAGCGGGTCGATCGGGATCGGCTTCGCCATCCCGATCGACCAGGCCCAGCAGGTCGCCGACGGCATCATCGGCAAGGGCGGCTGA
- a CDS encoding 4-alpha-glucanotransferase, which produces MDRQLIALAAAHGVATAYTDWRGRRVRVRPEIVIEVLRLLGVEAGDPAAAREALAAARAAADGAALPGTVILVAGRTRPLPAAGVVTLEDGGRRDVGRELPADLPLGWHRLACAGRDLPLVVVPRRLPAPPASWGWMLQLYALHSARSWGMGDLGDLAEFTRWAGAGTGAGLVLLNPLHAVAPSHPVPASPYSPSSRRFANPLYLRVADTAAYRAADPELRARVDALRPPAPAAAGEAGGAGPGEAGAVGSGGADASADLIDYDAVWRAKRAALELLFPLADPVDLDADPELAAFATYCALAERHGSDWRTWPEPLRRPDGPAVAEARGRLAERIAFHAWIQTLCREQLAAAGHAARETGMPVGIVHDLAVGVDPGGADGWLLADVLAAGVHIGAPPDDFNQLGQDWGLAAWRPDRLAATGYAAYRDLLRRVLSDAGGLRVDHVAGLWRLWWIPPGAGPGEGTYVRYDPEAMLGILALEAYRAGAVVVGEDLGTVQPAVTRGLRGRNMLGSTVLWFARDAEVAGAPFLPPERWPRTALGTISTHDLPTAAGFLAGEHVRVRAELHQLAGSVADEWERAREDRRRLVAMLRDAGLLPPGEPSDDDVVVAMHAALAASPTRLLAVSLYDVLGEVRQPNLPGTVDEYPNWRMPLPATLERIRVDPRPRRIAELFTRGRSRR; this is translated from the coding sequence ATGGACCGGCAACTGATCGCACTGGCGGCGGCGCACGGGGTGGCCACGGCGTACACGGACTGGCGGGGTCGCCGGGTGCGGGTACGCCCGGAGATCGTGATCGAGGTGCTCCGGCTGCTCGGGGTGGAGGCCGGGGATCCCGCGGCGGCCCGGGAGGCGCTGGCGGCGGCCCGCGCGGCGGCCGACGGGGCCGCGCTGCCCGGCACCGTGATCCTGGTGGCCGGCCGGACCCGGCCGCTGCCCGCGGCCGGCGTCGTCACGCTGGAGGACGGCGGGCGCCGGGACGTCGGGCGGGAACTGCCCGCCGACCTGCCGCTCGGCTGGCACCGGCTCGCCTGCGCGGGTCGGGACCTACCGCTGGTGGTGGTGCCCCGGCGGCTGCCCGCGCCGCCCGCGAGCTGGGGTTGGATGCTGCAGCTCTACGCGCTGCACTCGGCGCGCTCGTGGGGCATGGGTGACCTGGGCGACCTGGCCGAGTTCACCCGCTGGGCGGGCGCCGGGACCGGTGCCGGGCTGGTGCTGCTCAACCCGCTGCACGCGGTGGCGCCCAGCCATCCCGTACCGGCCTCGCCGTACTCGCCGTCCAGCCGGCGGTTCGCCAACCCGCTGTACCTGCGGGTGGCCGACACCGCGGCGTACCGGGCTGCGGATCCCGAGCTGCGGGCCCGGGTCGACGCCCTGCGTCCGCCGGCGCCGGCCGCGGCCGGCGAGGCAGGCGGTGCCGGCCCCGGGGAAGCCGGCGCTGTCGGATCCGGCGGCGCCGACGCGAGCGCGGACCTGATCGACTACGACGCGGTCTGGCGGGCCAAGCGGGCGGCGCTGGAACTGCTGTTCCCGCTGGCCGACCCGGTGGATCTGGACGCCGATCCGGAACTGGCCGCGTTCGCGACGTACTGTGCGCTGGCCGAGCGGCACGGCAGCGACTGGCGGACCTGGCCGGAGCCGTTGCGCCGGCCGGACGGGCCGGCGGTGGCCGAGGCCCGCGGGCGGCTGGCGGAGCGGATCGCCTTCCACGCCTGGATCCAGACGCTCTGCCGGGAGCAGTTGGCCGCGGCCGGGCACGCGGCCCGGGAGACCGGCATGCCGGTCGGGATCGTGCACGACCTGGCCGTCGGGGTCGACCCCGGCGGCGCGGACGGCTGGCTGCTGGCCGACGTGCTGGCCGCGGGGGTGCACATCGGCGCCCCGCCGGACGACTTCAACCAGCTCGGCCAGGACTGGGGGCTGGCGGCCTGGCGCCCCGACCGGCTCGCCGCCACCGGCTACGCCGCCTACCGCGACCTGCTGCGCCGGGTGCTGAGCGACGCGGGCGGGTTGCGCGTCGACCACGTCGCCGGGCTGTGGCGGCTGTGGTGGATCCCGCCGGGCGCCGGGCCGGGCGAGGGCACCTACGTCCGGTACGACCCCGAGGCGATGCTCGGGATCCTCGCCCTGGAGGCGTACCGGGCCGGCGCCGTCGTGGTCGGCGAGGATCTGGGTACGGTCCAGCCGGCCGTCACCCGGGGGCTGCGCGGGCGCAACATGCTGGGCTCGACCGTGTTGTGGTTCGCCCGCGACGCCGAGGTGGCGGGCGCGCCGTTCCTGCCGCCGGAGCGCTGGCCGCGTACCGCGCTCGGCACCATCTCCACACACGACCTGCCGACCGCCGCCGGGTTCCTGGCCGGTGAGCACGTCCGGGTCCGGGCCGAGCTGCACCAGCTCGCGGGCAGCGTCGCGGACGAGTGGGAGCGGGCGCGGGAGGACCGGCGCAGGCTCGTGGCGATGCTGCGGGACGCAGGGCTGCTGCCGCCGGGCGAACCGTCCGATGACGACGTGGTCGTCGCCATGCACGCCGCGCTGGCGGCCAGCCCGACCCGGCTGCTGGCGGTCTCGCTCTACGACGTGCTCGGCGAGGTGCGGCAGCCGAACCTGCCGGGCACGGTGGACGAGTATCCGAACTGGCGGATGCCGCTGCCGGCCACCCTGGAGCGGATCCGCGTCGATCCCCGGCCGCGCCGGATCGCCGAGCTGTTCACCCGCGGCCGTTCCCGACGGTAG
- a CDS encoding DUF58 domain-containing protein, with protein sequence MNAPDRPGLLALRDLAPSDRLRRLELTVARRLDGLLHGQHLGLLPGPGTEVAGSREYRPGEDEVRRMDWAVTARTTVPHVRQTDADRELTTWVLVDASPSMDFGTAEVEKRDVAAAAVAAVGFLSAGVGHRLGGHILTATGVRRFPARAGRNHLLGLLRALLGTPRAEPVDPASGRTAAPAPAGPAGPAGPAPDGAGAPVDLAAAIEGLHRCATRRGLAVVVSDFLDGLPESDTAAPDWERPLRRLATRHEVLAVDVTDPRELELPDVGLITFTDPETGRRREISTGDRRLRDRFAAAAAAQRDQVAAAVRRAGATRLELRTDRDWVADIVRHVHLRRRLAGVSRPAHACGGAP encoded by the coding sequence GTGAACGCGCCCGACCGGCCCGGCCTGCTGGCGCTGCGGGACCTCGCCCCGAGCGACCGGCTGCGCCGGCTCGAACTGACAGTGGCCCGGCGGCTGGACGGCCTGCTGCACGGCCAGCACCTCGGGCTGCTGCCCGGTCCCGGCACCGAGGTAGCGGGTAGCCGGGAGTACCGGCCGGGCGAGGACGAGGTACGCCGGATGGACTGGGCGGTCACCGCCCGGACCACCGTTCCGCACGTGCGGCAGACCGACGCCGACCGCGAACTGACCACCTGGGTCCTGGTGGACGCCTCGCCGAGCATGGACTTCGGCACCGCCGAGGTGGAGAAGCGGGACGTGGCCGCCGCCGCGGTGGCGGCCGTCGGCTTCCTCAGCGCCGGGGTCGGGCACCGGCTCGGTGGGCACATCCTCACCGCGACCGGGGTACGCCGGTTCCCGGCCCGAGCGGGCCGCAACCACCTGCTCGGGTTGCTCCGCGCGCTGCTCGGTACGCCCCGCGCCGAACCCGTGGACCCCGCCTCGGGGCGTACCGCGGCTCCGGCTCCCGCGGGTCCGGCGGGTCCGGCGGGTCCGGCGCCGGACGGTGCGGGCGCGCCGGTCGACCTGGCCGCCGCCATCGAGGGCCTGCACCGCTGCGCCACCCGGCGCGGCCTCGCGGTGGTGGTGTCCGACTTCCTCGACGGGCTGCCCGAATCCGACACCGCGGCACCGGACTGGGAACGCCCGCTGCGCCGGCTCGCCACCCGGCACGAGGTGCTGGCCGTGGACGTCACCGACCCGCGCGAGCTGGAACTGCCCGACGTCGGGCTGATCACCTTCACCGACCCGGAGACGGGCCGGCGCCGGGAGATCTCCACCGGCGACCGCCGGCTGCGGGACCGCTTCGCCGCCGCGGCGGCGGCCCAGCGCGACCAGGTGGCCGCCGCGGTACGCCGGGCCGGGGCGACCCGGCTGGAACTGCGGACCGACCGGGACTGGGTGGCCGACATCGTCCGGCACGTGCACCTGCGTCGCCGGTTGGCCGGCGTGTCCCGGCCCGCCCACGCCTGCGGAGGTGCGCCGTGA
- a CDS encoding VWA domain-containing protein produces MTLESPQRLWLLLAVAALAYAYVRIQRRRSRYAVRFTNLRLLDRVAPYRPAWRRHVPASLFLAMFALLVVGFARPAADVQVPRERATVMIAVDVSTSMLADDVDPDRLTAAKEAAVKFVGKLPDEFNVGLVAFAGSAAVIVPPGTDRAALKSGIRRLSESSTGVQGTAIGEAIDASLGAIRQLDPEATNNPPPARIVLLSDGANTSGKDPQAAGEDAVQAHVPVHTISFGTPTGSVDRGGRPIRVPVDGETLQAVAEQTGGGYHEAGSSAELRAVYEDIGRSVGYQTKRQDISARFIGLGLLLAAGGAVGSMVWFSRLP; encoded by the coding sequence GTGACCCTGGAGTCACCGCAACGGCTCTGGCTGCTGCTCGCGGTGGCGGCGCTGGCCTACGCCTACGTCCGGATACAGCGCCGCCGCAGCCGGTACGCCGTGCGCTTCACCAACCTGCGGCTGCTGGACCGGGTCGCGCCGTACCGGCCGGCCTGGCGCCGGCACGTACCGGCAAGCCTGTTCCTGGCGATGTTCGCGCTGCTGGTGGTGGGTTTCGCGCGGCCCGCGGCGGACGTGCAGGTGCCCCGGGAGCGCGCCACCGTGATGATCGCGGTGGACGTGTCGACCTCGATGCTCGCCGACGACGTGGACCCGGACCGGCTGACCGCGGCCAAGGAGGCCGCGGTGAAGTTCGTCGGCAAGCTGCCCGACGAGTTCAACGTGGGGCTGGTGGCCTTCGCCGGCAGCGCGGCGGTGATCGTCCCGCCGGGCACCGACCGGGCGGCGCTCAAGTCCGGCATCCGGCGGCTCTCCGAGAGCAGCACCGGGGTCCAGGGCACGGCGATCGGCGAGGCCATCGACGCCTCGCTGGGTGCCATCAGGCAACTCGACCCGGAGGCGACCAACAACCCGCCACCGGCGCGGATCGTGCTGCTCTCGGACGGGGCGAACACCTCCGGGAAGGACCCGCAGGCGGCCGGCGAGGACGCGGTGCAGGCGCACGTGCCGGTGCACACGATCTCGTTCGGCACCCCGACCGGCTCGGTGGACCGGGGCGGCCGGCCGATCCGGGTGCCGGTGGACGGCGAGACCCTCCAGGCGGTCGCGGAACAGACCGGCGGCGGCTACCACGAGGCCGGCTCCAGCGCGGAGCTGCGGGCCGTCTACGAGGACATCGGCCGGTCGGTCGGTTACCAGACCAAGCGTCAGGACATCTCGGCCCGGTTCATCGGCCTGGGCCTGCTGCTGGCGGCGGGCGGCGCCGTCGGCTCGATGGTGTGGTTCTCCCGCCTGCCCTGA
- the cimA gene encoding citramalate synthase, producing MTFQVFDTTLRDGAQREGITYSVIDKLAVARLLDDFGVGFIEGGWPGAVPKDTEFFRRAQQELDLKHAQLVAFGATRRAGLAAADDPQVAGLREAGTPAVCLVAKSDLRHVERALRTTAAENLAMVGDTVTHLVAEGRRVFLDCEHFFDGFRFDPRYTASVVETALAAGAEIAVLCDTNGGMLPSRIAAAIGELTDLLGIPADRLGIHCQNDTGCAVANTIAAVEAGVRHVQGTANGYGERPGNADLFTVVGNLELKLGMRVLPAGCLDRMVHVAHAIAEIANITPDTHQPYVGAAAFAHKAGLHASAIKVDPLLYNHVDPPVVGNDMRILVTEMAGRASIELKSRQLGIDLADQPETLGRVTRRVKEMEAGGWSFEAADASFELLVRDELADQAVVRPFTLESYRVLVEHREDAAVVSEATVKIRVRGERVIATAEGNGPVNALDEALRSALIRHYPALRDFRLADYKVRILEDSHGTDAVTRVLVETAGADGRDWTTVGVHPNVVEASWHALVDALVYGLSRAEVKA from the coding sequence ATGACTTTCCAGGTGTTCGACACGACGCTGCGTGACGGTGCCCAGCGCGAGGGGATCACCTACTCGGTGATCGACAAGCTGGCCGTGGCCCGGTTGCTCGACGACTTCGGCGTCGGGTTCATCGAGGGCGGATGGCCGGGCGCCGTGCCCAAGGACACCGAGTTCTTCCGCCGAGCACAGCAGGAACTCGATCTCAAGCACGCGCAGTTGGTGGCGTTCGGCGCCACCCGCCGGGCCGGGTTGGCCGCGGCCGACGATCCCCAGGTGGCCGGCCTGCGCGAGGCCGGGACCCCGGCGGTGTGCCTGGTGGCCAAGTCCGACCTGCGGCACGTGGAGCGGGCGCTGCGGACCACCGCGGCGGAGAACCTGGCCATGGTGGGTGACACGGTGACGCACCTGGTGGCCGAGGGGCGGCGGGTGTTCCTCGACTGCGAGCACTTCTTCGACGGCTTCCGTTTCGATCCCCGGTACACCGCCTCGGTCGTCGAGACCGCGCTGGCCGCCGGGGCCGAGATCGCGGTGCTCTGCGACACCAACGGCGGCATGCTGCCGTCCCGGATCGCCGCGGCCATCGGCGAGCTGACCGACCTGCTCGGCATCCCGGCCGACCGGCTGGGGATCCACTGCCAGAACGACACCGGCTGCGCGGTGGCCAACACCATCGCCGCGGTGGAGGCCGGGGTCCGGCACGTGCAGGGGACCGCGAACGGGTACGGCGAGCGTCCGGGCAACGCCGACCTGTTCACCGTGGTCGGCAACCTCGAACTCAAGCTCGGCATGCGGGTGCTGCCGGCCGGCTGCCTGGACCGGATGGTGCACGTCGCGCACGCCATCGCCGAGATCGCGAACATCACCCCGGACACCCACCAGCCGTACGTGGGTGCGGCGGCGTTCGCGCACAAGGCCGGCCTGCACGCCAGCGCGATCAAGGTCGACCCGCTGCTGTACAACCACGTCGACCCGCCGGTGGTCGGCAACGACATGCGGATCCTGGTGACCGAGATGGCCGGCCGGGCCAGCATCGAACTGAAGTCGCGGCAGCTCGGCATCGACCTGGCCGACCAGCCCGAGACGCTCGGCCGGGTCACCCGGCGGGTCAAGGAGATGGAGGCCGGCGGGTGGTCGTTCGAGGCCGCCGACGCGTCGTTCGAGCTGCTGGTCCGCGACGAACTGGCCGATCAGGCCGTGGTCCGGCCGTTCACCCTGGAGTCGTACCGGGTGCTGGTCGAGCACCGCGAGGACGCCGCGGTGGTCTCCGAGGCGACCGTGAAGATCCGGGTACGCGGCGAGCGGGTGATCGCCACGGCGGAGGGCAACGGCCCGGTGAACGCCCTCGACGAGGCGCTGCGCAGCGCGCTGATCCGGCACTACCCCGCGCTGCGCGACTTCCGGCTGGCCGACTACAAGGTCCGGATCCTGGAGGACAGCCACGGCACCGACGCGGTGACCCGGGTACTGGTCGAGACGGCGGGCGCGGACGGCCGGGACTGGACCACCGTCGGGGTGCACCCGAACGTGGTGGAGGCGAGCTGGCACGCGCTGGTGGACGCGCTGGTGTACGGGCTGTCCCGGGCCGAGGTAAAAGCGTGA
- a CDS encoding MoxR family ATPase, whose amino-acid sequence MTDMSDSLASLPSTVGNAAVATDLEQTLFEVKRVIVGQDQLVERLLTALLADGHCLLEGVPGVAKTLAAQSLARAVGGTFSRIQFTPDLVPSDIVGTRIYRASSENFDVELGPVMANLVLADEINRAPAKVQSALLEAMAERQVSIGGRTYPVPTPFLVLATQNPIESEGVYQLPEAQRDRFLMKVTVGYPSDADELAILYRMSADRPRPRQVLDPERLLALQARARRVFVHHALAEYVVRLVLATREPARFGLPELAPMLAYGASPRATLGLVAAARAQALLRGRDYVLPEDVHHLAPDVLAHRLVLSFDAVADGVSADWLVRRLVEAVPPPRVAPARPQPAPDLAVA is encoded by the coding sequence GTGACGGACATGTCGGACAGCTTGGCCAGCCTGCCCAGCACGGTCGGGAACGCTGCGGTCGCCACCGACCTCGAACAGACGCTGTTCGAGGTCAAACGGGTGATCGTGGGACAGGACCAACTGGTCGAACGGCTGCTCACCGCCCTGCTCGCCGACGGGCACTGCCTGCTGGAGGGCGTACCGGGGGTGGCCAAGACGCTCGCGGCGCAGAGCCTCGCCCGGGCCGTCGGCGGCACCTTCTCCCGGATCCAGTTCACCCCGGACCTCGTGCCCTCGGACATCGTCGGCACCCGCATCTACCGCGCCTCGTCGGAGAACTTCGACGTCGAACTCGGCCCGGTGATGGCCAACCTCGTGCTGGCCGACGAGATCAACCGGGCGCCCGCGAAGGTGCAGTCCGCGCTGCTGGAGGCGATGGCCGAGCGGCAGGTGTCCATCGGCGGACGGACCTACCCGGTGCCCACCCCCTTCCTCGTGCTGGCCACCCAGAACCCGATCGAGTCCGAGGGGGTCTACCAACTCCCCGAGGCGCAGCGGGACCGGTTCCTCATGAAGGTCACCGTCGGCTACCCGAGCGACGCCGACGAACTGGCCATCCTCTACCGGATGAGCGCCGACCGGCCCCGGCCGCGCCAGGTGCTCGACCCCGAACGCCTGCTGGCGTTGCAGGCCCGCGCCCGCCGGGTCTTCGTGCACCACGCCCTCGCCGAGTACGTCGTACGCCTCGTGCTGGCCACCCGGGAGCCGGCCCGGTTCGGCCTGCCGGAACTGGCGCCGATGCTGGCCTACGGTGCCAGCCCGCGGGCCACCCTCGGCCTGGTCGCGGCGGCCCGGGCGCAGGCGCTGCTGCGCGGGCGCGACTACGTGCTCCCCGAGGACGTGCACCACCTCGCCCCGGACGTCCTCGCCCACCGGCTCGTGCTCTCCTTCGACGCGGTGGCCGACGGGGTGAGCGCCGACTGGCTGGTCCGCCGGCTCGTCGAGGCCGTACCGCCGCCCCGGGTCGCGCCGGCCCGGCCCCAGCCTGCCCCGGACCTGGCGGTGGCGTGA
- the arfB gene encoding alternative ribosome rescue aminoacyl-tRNA hydrolase ArfB, giving the protein MAGELRVTDRVSIPAGELSWRFSRSGGPGGQGVNTADSRVELSWHLDSSIALPDQLKERARQRLGNRLVGGTLTIVASEHRAQLRNREAAEARLAALLADAIAPPPPPRRPTRPSRGAKERRIADKKRRGEIKRLRRPDEH; this is encoded by the coding sequence GTGGCCGGTGAACTGCGCGTGACCGACCGGGTGTCGATCCCGGCCGGCGAGCTGAGCTGGCGATTTTCCCGGTCCGGCGGGCCGGGCGGCCAGGGCGTCAACACCGCCGACTCGCGGGTCGAGCTTTCCTGGCACCTGGATTCCTCGATCGCGCTGCCGGACCAGCTCAAGGAGCGGGCTCGCCAGCGGCTGGGAAACCGGCTGGTGGGAGGCACGCTCACCATCGTGGCCTCGGAGCACCGGGCGCAGTTGCGCAACCGGGAGGCGGCCGAGGCGCGGCTGGCCGCGCTGCTCGCCGACGCCATCGCGCCGCCCCCGCCGCCGCGCCGGCCGACCCGCCCGTCCCGGGGCGCCAAGGAACGCCGGATCGCCGACAAGAAGCGGCGCGGCGAGATCAAGCGGCTGCGCCGGCCCGACGAGCACTGA
- a CDS encoding 3-methyladenine DNA glycosylase: MGTAVVPAAVPQTVLDGAAWRARRRAHEDRVDAWLAPHLARRRAGRKHPVEDFLFSYYSYRPAQLRRWHPGAGVLLAGADPADLGRDYRAEPAGATLDTAAVRARRAESIDWIRNLLARTAERPGQFGCFGMHEWAMVYRQHPDDVRHNAWPLRLCPDDIARTVQENRIRCSHFDAYRFFTAPARPLNLLTPTRERQPDLEQPGCLHANMDLYKWAHKLSPLVPAEVVADCFELAREIRTLDMRASPYDLAALGCPPVRVETPAGRAEYATAQRGFAERAAILRARLLSLV; the protein is encoded by the coding sequence ATGGGCACCGCCGTCGTTCCCGCCGCCGTCCCGCAGACCGTGCTGGACGGTGCCGCATGGCGCGCCCGGCGGCGGGCGCACGAGGACCGGGTGGACGCCTGGCTGGCGCCGCACCTGGCCCGCCGCCGCGCCGGCCGCAAGCACCCGGTCGAGGACTTCCTCTTCAGCTACTACTCGTACCGGCCGGCCCAGCTGCGGCGCTGGCACCCCGGGGCCGGGGTGCTGCTCGCCGGCGCGGACCCCGCCGACCTCGGCCGGGACTACCGCGCCGAGCCCGCGGGGGCGACCCTGGACACCGCGGCGGTGCGCGCCCGGCGCGCCGAATCGATCGACTGGATCCGCAACCTGCTGGCCCGCACCGCCGAACGCCCCGGGCAGTTCGGCTGCTTCGGGATGCACGAGTGGGCGATGGTCTACCGGCAGCACCCGGACGACGTGCGGCACAACGCCTGGCCGCTGCGGCTGTGCCCGGACGACATCGCCCGGACGGTGCAGGAGAACCGGATCCGGTGCAGCCACTTCGACGCGTACCGCTTCTTCACCGCACCGGCCCGGCCGCTCAACCTGCTCACGCCGACCCGGGAGCGCCAGCCCGACCTGGAACAGCCCGGCTGCCTGCACGCGAACATGGACCTCTACAAGTGGGCCCACAAGCTGTCCCCGCTGGTGCCGGCCGAGGTGGTGGCGGACTGCTTCGAGCTGGCCCGGGAGATCCGCACCCTGGACATGCGGGCCAGCCCGTACGACCTGGCCGCGCTCGGTTGTCCGCCGGTGCGGGTGGAGACCCCCGCCGGCCGCGCCGAGTACGCGACCGCGCAGCGCGGGTTCGCCGAGCGCGCCGCGATCCTGCGCGCCCGGCTGCTGTCGCTGGTGTAG
- a CDS encoding endonuclease/exonuclease/phosphatase family protein → MAGADGRNTDGPVRRRRTRTTVCWAIAAGCAGWAVLRLAAPARGPLVQALAFTPYAALAALAGTALLLGLRRWRPALLAGLAALALAGAVLPRMLPDPGPAAGGPTVRVLTANLWLGNADPGALVDLVRDNRVDVLTVQEFTPDIAAALDRLGLAELLPYRQLNPEVGSTGSGLYSRFPIAAGGIRRNAGGFSQAHGTIRPPGAAPVVVESAHPMAPYALSAVGDWRTDLTAEPRATPEGTLRILAGDFNATLDHPPLRALLGSGYADAADRVGAGWQGTWGPYDGDLIPPVAIDHVLVDRRIAVRAVGVHRLPHSDHRALLAELALPAG, encoded by the coding sequence ATGGCGGGCGCGGACGGACGGAACACCGACGGACCGGTCCGGCGCCGCCGCACCCGCACCACGGTCTGCTGGGCGATCGCCGCGGGCTGCGCCGGCTGGGCGGTGCTCCGGCTGGCCGCACCCGCCCGCGGCCCGCTCGTGCAGGCGCTGGCCTTCACCCCGTACGCCGCACTGGCCGCGCTGGCCGGCACGGCGCTGCTGCTCGGCCTGCGTCGCTGGCGGCCGGCCCTGCTGGCCGGGCTGGCGGCGCTCGCGCTGGCCGGCGCGGTGCTCCCCCGGATGCTGCCCGACCCCGGTCCGGCGGCCGGCGGGCCGACCGTACGGGTGCTCACCGCCAACCTGTGGCTGGGCAACGCCGACCCGGGGGCGCTTGTCGACCTCGTCCGGGACAACCGGGTCGACGTGCTCACCGTGCAGGAGTTCACCCCGGACATCGCGGCCGCGCTGGACCGGCTCGGCCTGGCCGAGCTGCTGCCGTACCGGCAGCTCAATCCGGAGGTGGGCAGCACCGGCTCCGGGTTGTACTCCCGCTTCCCCATCGCGGCCGGCGGCATCCGGCGCAACGCCGGCGGCTTCAGCCAGGCGCACGGGACGATCCGGCCGCCCGGCGCGGCGCCGGTGGTGGTGGAGTCGGCGCATCCGATGGCGCCGTACGCGCTCTCGGCGGTCGGTGACTGGCGCACCGATCTCACCGCCGAGCCACGGGCCACCCCGGAGGGCACGCTGCGGATCCTGGCCGGCGACTTCAACGCCACCCTCGACCACCCGCCGCTGCGGGCGCTGCTCGGCAGCGGGTACGCCGACGCGGCCGACCGGGTCGGCGCGGGTTGGCAGGGCACCTGGGGACCGTACGACGGCGACCTCATCCCGCCGGTGGCCATCGATCACGTGCTGGTGGACCGGCGGATCGCGGTACGCGCCGTGGGCGTGCACCGGTTGCCGCACAGCGACCACCGGGCGCTGCTGGCCGAGCTGGCCCTGCCGGCCGGCTGA
- a CDS encoding fumarylacetoacetate hydrolase family protein produces the protein MRIARFAHPNGMSFGAVEGEPAAGPEALTIAEIDGHPFGRIGFSGQRWALADVRLLSPILPSKVVCVGRNYAEHAAEHGSEVPKEPLLFLKPSTSVIGPRDAIRLPAQSKQVEHEAELAVVIGPPGARRADRAAAQRAIFGYTCANDVTARDLQRSDGQWTRAKGFDSFCPLGPWISTGLDVSDLEVRCEVGTSPDGMEVRQLGRTRDMVFDVPGLVSYISHVMTLLPGDVVLTGTPAGVSPLAEGETVTVRISGIGELSNPVVALD, from the coding sequence GTGCGTATCGCTCGTTTCGCCCATCCCAACGGAATGTCCTTCGGCGCGGTCGAGGGGGAGCCGGCCGCCGGTCCCGAGGCGCTGACCATCGCCGAGATCGACGGCCACCCGTTCGGCCGGATCGGCTTCAGCGGCCAGCGCTGGGCCCTGGCCGACGTGCGGCTGCTCTCGCCGATCCTGCCCAGCAAGGTGGTCTGCGTCGGCCGCAACTACGCCGAGCACGCCGCCGAGCACGGTTCGGAGGTGCCCAAGGAGCCGCTGCTGTTCCTGAAGCCGTCGACGTCGGTCATCGGTCCCCGGGACGCCATCCGGCTGCCGGCGCAGTCCAAGCAGGTCGAGCACGAGGCGGAACTCGCGGTCGTGATCGGACCGCCGGGGGCGCGGCGCGCGGACCGGGCCGCCGCGCAGCGGGCGATCTTCGGCTACACCTGCGCGAACGATGTGACGGCGCGGGATCTGCAACGCTCGGACGGGCAGTGGACCCGGGCCAAGGGCTTCGACTCGTTCTGCCCGCTCGGGCCGTGGATCAGCACCGGCCTGGACGTGTCGGACCTGGAGGTCCGCTGCGAGGTGGGTACGTCGCCGGACGGGATGGAGGTACGGCAGTTGGGGCGTACCCGGGACATGGTCTTCGACGTGCCCGGCCTGGTGTCGTACATCTCGCACGTGATGACGCTGCTGCCCGGCGACGTGGTGTTGACCGGTACGCCGGCCGGGGTCAGCCCGCTGGCCGAGGGCGAGACCGTCACCGTGCGCATCTCGGGTATCGGCGAGTTGTCCAATCCGGTCGTGGCGCTGGACTGA